The sequence TCAGTGCTCTTGTTGTAATTATCCTGGGCGCTGACGCCGTCAATCGTGATATTGACCGCAGCCTGCGGCAGGCCCATGATATTGGCGTCGCGGGTGATCCCAGCCGTGTTGACGCCCGGCAGAAAAACCACGAAGTCGAGAGCATTGCGGGTCGAGAGTGGAAGGTTCGCGATCTGGCTGACCGTCATTGAAGTGGCGATGGTGGCCGACGTCGTTTGCACAATGTCCGCCCCTCCGACCACAACGACGGTTTCCGTGGGGTTGCCGATCTGGAGCGATGCGCTGACACTGGCCGGCGTGCCGGCATCCACCTTGACGTCTTCGATGATAGCCTGCTTGAAACCGGTTGCGGTAATGGTCACGGAGTAATTGCCTACGGGCACGGCCGGGATTGTGAATGACCCGTTCGCAGCCGTACTGCTGCGGTACTCCATGCTGGTGGCTTTGTTTTTCACTGCCACAGTTGCACCGGGAACTACGGCGCCGGACTGGTCGACAACCGTCCCCGTGATCGAGGAGGTCATACCGCCGCCTTGCCCGAAGGCCGCCTGACCGGCCGCTACGACCAAAGCGGACAACGTAACAAGCACCAAAAGAATTCGCTTCATAGACACACTCCTTCAAATATGGAACTGCCGGCGGAAGCAGACTCAGAGAGACGGCAGCCGCATGCGCGTTTCTGATTAACCGGATGTATAGAAGCGGCATCCGTCCCCTGACGTGGAACCCCCGTCAGACCTCAAAAAGCACTCCTTCCAGACATGCCAGGGAACAAGGCGCTGAAGTGGGAGTCGTCGCACCCGAGTGGCGCATGCGCGATCCCGACCCCTTCCTTACGAGAAATCTTAAGACTTTCTAATTAGCCAGATATCATAAAATTATCACATTTTTCTACGCAGCGTCAACCCGCTTTCGGTGATCGGTCATCGACATCAGAATTCCCTAATCATCCATGATGGCGGAAGAGATCGATGGCCTCGAGCGGGGATATTCTCGCAAGCAGGGAAAAATCGCGATCATGATGCAAGACCGGCAACCCATGCCGCAGTGCGCAGGCGGCGATCAGGCAGTCGACGCCTGACCGGACCGTGAGGCCCTGATGCCGCGCCTGCCGGTACAGGTCGATCGCCTGTTCGAAGACAACGCTCCGGAGTGGCGACTCCACTGCCGGCAATGCCAGCATGGCCTCTTGCGCAATCCGGAAAGCGCGCTGGTCACGGAATCCCTGAAGGACCTCCTGGATCACAGGAAGGCATGTCACGGCGTCATCCAGGTCCAGGCATGATTCGACAGGGACGCGCGGGCTCTTGCGGAATACCTCGATCCAGACAGACGTATCAACGAGAACCATCGGCTGCGACCCCGCGCGCTCGCCGTCCGGATCGATCGCCGCGCATTCTGGCCAAGTCACCCTCCCACAGGCCGGATCCCGCCAGTTGGAGGATTTTGCGCGCTTTGATGCGGCGCGTGTAGTCGGCCAGGGCTTCATTTACGGCCTGCGAATAAGTCCGGGCGCCGCCCAGGCGCACTGCTTCTTCCAAGAGTTGCTCATCAAGCACAAGATTTGTACGTTTCATGTGTATAATGTACCATATCGGCTCATTTCGGGCAATTGCTTTCGGACCTCGATAGCTGTCTTGATCCGAACGAAACGGATTGATCCGAAGCGACTGGAAATGCTCAGCGGATCCGCAGATTTACCAGCGATGAATCCGTATCGATCCGTGTCCCATGTTCCTTAGCGGCCGCCCGCGGGCAGGTACTGTTCCAGGAAACCGTACCTGAGGGTGTCGAGGTGGATGCCGCTGATGCCGTGACGGCGGTTTGGATACTCCATGAAGCTGAACTGCTTGTTGAGTTCGATGAGCCGGTTGATCATCCGCTGCGTCCCCTGGAAATGAACGTTGTCGTCGCCCGTGCCGTGAATGATGAGCAGCTTACCCTGGAGTCCCTGCGCGAATGTGATCGGCGAGCCGTTTTTGTACCCCTCGGGATTATCCTGCGGCAGACCCATGTAACGCTCCTGGTAGATCGAGTCGTACAGGGTCTGGTCCGGGACGGGTGCCCCCGCCACGCCGACCTTGTACAGTTCGGGTGAACGAAACATCAGGTTGAGCGTCATGGAGGCGCCGCCGCTCCACCCGTATACGCCCACGCGATCCAGGTCAACATAAGGATGTGAAGCCGCCAGGGCCCACAGGGCGGCGGCCTGCTCCTTCGAGGCCAGCACACCGACCGAGCCGTAGATCACCTTGCGCCACGCGCGTCCCTTCGGAGCGGGGGTGCCGCGGTTGTCGAAGCTGGCCAGGAGATAGCCATCATCGGCCAGAGCGGCTGCCAGGATTCTCCCCGTGCCTCCCCAGCTGTCATTGACCGTGGTCGAAGCCGGCTCACCGTAGACGTTGACGATGATCGGATATTTCTTCGCGGGATCAAACCTCGCCGGCCGGATCAACCAGCCGTCGATCTTGACGCCGCCGCCGACATCGACCTGAAAAAGCTCGGTGCGGCCTGCGAGCATGGGTGCTACCTTGGCCTTGAGATCGGCGTTATTCTGAAACACGCGCACGGTCTGGTGCTCGGGCAGCCGGACCAGCTCCGAGATTCCCGGCGAGTCGAACTTCGAGTAGCTGTGGAAGGCCCATCGGCAATCCGGTGA is a genomic window of Terriglobia bacterium containing:
- a CDS encoding PIN domain-containing protein is translated as MVLVDTSVWIEVFRKSPRVPVESCLDLDDAVTCLPVIQEVLQGFRDQRAFRIAQEAMLALPAVESPLRSVVFEQAIDLYRQARHQGLTVRSGVDCLIAACALRHGLPVLHHDRDFSLLARISPLEAIDLFRHHG
- a CDS encoding type II toxin-antitoxin system VapB family antitoxin is translated as MKRTNLVLDEQLLEEAVRLGGARTYSQAVNEALADYTRRIKARKILQLAGSGLWEGDLARMRGDRSGRRARGVAADGSR